The following are from one region of the Anaeropeptidivorans aminofermentans genome:
- a CDS encoding LysM peptidoglycan-binding domain-containing protein — MSNFEIPSNIKQIGSISDGMRIYMEDYVCTYIQALSNSYENNEVLAVLIGRHLTIDSAPVLFINGCIEGKYCIEDGGILTFSEKSYDYILGQKDKYFPKTDIVGWVQSQPSYGTYLNSLYKKYHMNNFKKEYQVLFVTDPIQKLNCFYAYNEDMTQLEEINGYFIYYDKNRNMHEYMIDNKDENLKLKDKLAIYAEEEDIKNSAHITEREEKRRKTPSEAQIRTRQAVRKRKTRYDQKRTVNMLAALSAIMFLISGVMGAGLIKSEERIAVLEQNLSALNTAYRNISASMEETQAAFLGQSEQKDNSEENPVPPSETTPQEQNTEAAVTEPPAEAPPSEAPVETPAETPSPSPVPQTESSAIPESYIVQQGDNLLYISRKFYGSENMVEKIMEANNMDNPDTIYFGKKLILPRP, encoded by the coding sequence ATGTCGAATTTTGAAATACCGTCGAATATCAAGCAAATCGGTAGCATATCCGACGGCATGCGCATTTATATGGAGGATTATGTTTGCACCTACATACAGGCCCTTTCCAACTCTTATGAAAACAATGAGGTGCTTGCTGTGCTTATAGGACGGCATTTAACCATAGACTCCGCCCCTGTTCTTTTTATCAACGGCTGTATTGAAGGAAAATATTGCATTGAAGACGGCGGAATCCTTACTTTCAGTGAAAAAAGCTATGATTATATTTTAGGTCAGAAGGATAAATATTTTCCAAAAACCGATATTGTGGGCTGGGTCCAGTCGCAGCCGAGTTATGGCACATACTTGAACTCCCTCTATAAAAAGTATCATATGAATAATTTCAAAAAGGAATATCAGGTGCTTTTTGTAACCGACCCTATCCAGAAGCTGAATTGCTTTTATGCTTACAATGAGGACATGACTCAGCTGGAAGAGATTAATGGTTATTTTATATATTATGATAAAAATAGAAATATGCACGAGTATATGATAGATAATAAAGACGAAAATTTAAAATTAAAGGATAAACTGGCAATTTACGCCGAAGAAGAGGACATTAAGAATTCGGCTCATATAACAGAAAGGGAAGAAAAGCGAAGGAAGACCCCTTCAGAAGCCCAAATCAGAACCCGCCAAGCTGTAAGAAAGAGAAAAACAAGATATGACCAGAAAAGAACAGTCAATATGCTTGCGGCATTAAGTGCCATAATGTTTTTAATTTCCGGCGTAATGGGAGCGGGCCTTATTAAAAGCGAAGAAAGAATCGCAGTTCTTGAGCAGAACCTTTCAGCTTTAAATACGGCCTATAGAAATATATCTGCTTCCATGGAAGAAACCCAGGCGGCTTTCCTTGGGCAAAGTGAACAAAAAGATAATTCGGAAGAAAATCCTGTTCCCCCTTCGGAAACTACTCCTCAGGAGCAAAACACCGAAGCAGCCGTAACAGAACCCCCTGCCGAAGCTCCCCCTTCGGAGGCCCCTGTAGAAACACCGGCGGAGACACCTTCCCCTTCCCCAGTCCCTCAGACGGAATCAAGCGCAATACCTGAATCCTATATCGTTCAACAAGGAGATAATCTCCTTTATATAAGCAGAAAGTTTTACGGCTCTGAAAATATGGTTGAAAAAATAATGGAAGCAAATAACATGGACAACCCTGACACTATATATTTCGGGAAAAAATTAATTCTTCCGAGGCCTTAA
- a CDS encoding sensor histidine kinase yields MDSEKKAISEIAAAIAHEVKNPIALVSANIDLMELKDKNKVYENNYIMMRRELSKINELMMDFINLTEPFAEEGETVYLYPILAEFSEIYAAASNERIKINLLIKNKAVKVNGKEKSLRILFSNIIKNAVEAIEGTGFVNIELKEDRNFIVLEFKDSGKGICEKVKSKIGEKHFTTKKYGSGLGILICRKIAEEHRGDFTLCNWEGGCSAVVRLPKP; encoded by the coding sequence ATGGATAGTGAGAAAAAAGCAATATCTGAAATAGCAGCTGCAATAGCCCATGAGGTAAAAAATCCCATAGCACTTGTAAGCGCAAATATTGATCTCATGGAGCTTAAAGATAAGAATAAAGTATATGAAAACAATTATATAATGATGAGAAGAGAGCTTTCAAAAATAAACGAACTTATGATGGATTTTATTAATCTTACGGAGCCTTTTGCAGAAGAAGGAGAAACCGTTTATTTATACCCTATACTTGCGGAGTTTTCCGAAATATATGCTGCCGCTTCAAACGAAAGAATCAAAATAAACTTATTAATAAAAAATAAAGCAGTAAAAGTAAACGGAAAGGAAAAATCCTTAAGAATCCTTTTTTCAAACATAATTAAAAATGCTGTGGAAGCCATCGAAGGTACCGGCTTTGTAAACATAGAGCTAAAGGAAGATCGGAATTTTATCGTCCTTGAATTTAAGGACAGCGGAAAGGGGATATGCGAAAAAGTCAAATCGAAAATAGGAGAAAAGCATTTTACGACGAAAAAATACGGAAGCGGCCTCGGCATATTAATCTGCCGAAAAATAGCCGAGGAGCACAGAGGCGATTTTACCCTCTGTAATTGGGAAGGAGGTTGTTCTGCTGTAGTAAGGCTTCCTAAGCCATGA
- the pyrE gene encoding orotate phosphoribosyltransferase: protein MNKEEIAKSIYDVSHITGEFKLRSGQVSMEYFDKYLFEAKPELLMAIAKIMQPLIPAETEIIAGLEMGGIPVVTALSIVSGLPSAFVRKKPKMYGTCKLAEGTNISHKNVCIIEDVVTTGGQIVDSVNELRKQGAIINTVLCVILRDEKAIETLAYEGLNIIPAFTMDYIKEKIASDNK from the coding sequence ATGAATAAAGAGGAAATTGCCAAAAGTATATATGATGTTTCCCACATAACCGGGGAATTTAAACTGCGCTCTGGTCAAGTTTCTATGGAGTATTTTGATAAATATTTATTCGAGGCTAAACCTGAATTGCTTATGGCAATTGCTAAAATAATGCAGCCGCTGATTCCGGCAGAAACAGAGATTATTGCAGGCCTTGAGATGGGCGGTATCCCTGTTGTCACTGCTCTTTCTATTGTAAGCGGATTACCATCTGCTTTTGTTCGGAAAAAACCTAAGATGTATGGGACATGTAAACTTGCAGAAGGCACAAATATTAGTCATAAAAATGTATGCATAATTGAAGATGTTGTCACAACAGGCGGACAGATTGTAGACAGCGTTAATGAATTAAGAAAACAAGGGGCAATAATCAACACTGTTTTATGTGTTATTTTAAGAGACGAAAAAGCAATCGAAACCCTTGCATATGAAGGTTTGAATATTATTCCAGCATTTACAATGGACTATATCAAGGAAAAAATAGCTTCTGATAATAAATAA
- a CDS encoding tryptophanase: MAIKYVPEPFRIKMVEPIKVLSREERERKIKEANYNLFALSAEDVYIDLLTDSGTNAMSDKQWSGVMTGDEAYAGGKSYYRLIEAGRDIFGYDYIQPVHQGRAAEKVLLPFFLGKGKFSISNMFFDTTRAHVELAGARAIDCVVEEAKDPAKRAPFKGNMDVKKLEEIILEKGPENVGLVIMTITNNSAGGQPVSMQNMREVSAICKKYNIPLDIDAARYAENAYFIKRDEKGYENTPIKDIIKEMFSYADMFTMSAKKDGIVNMGGLIGIKDGKAPVILDIKANCISYEGFYTYGGLSGRDLEALAIGLYESIEDSYLEYRIGQMEYLAAKLDEAGIVYQSPVGGHGLFIDAAAMFPQIPYYEYPAQTLCIELYKEAGIRTCDIGSYMLGNDPDTGEQLKSQFEFSRLAIPRRVYTQAHFDVMADALIAIKERASEIKKGYRITWEPPILRHFQAHLEPIE; encoded by the coding sequence ATGGCAATTAAGTATGTACCTGAACCCTTCCGCATTAAGATGGTAGAGCCGATAAAGGTATTATCCCGGGAGGAAAGAGAAAGAAAAATCAAGGAAGCAAACTATAATCTGTTTGCTTTATCGGCAGAGGACGTTTATATCGACCTTTTGACAGATTCCGGAACAAACGCCATGAGCGATAAGCAATGGTCCGGCGTAATGACCGGAGACGAAGCCTATGCCGGAGGAAAAAGCTATTATAGGCTTATAGAGGCCGGAAGAGATATTTTCGGCTATGATTATATTCAGCCTGTTCATCAGGGAAGAGCTGCGGAAAAGGTTCTTCTTCCTTTCTTCCTTGGAAAAGGAAAGTTTTCCATATCCAATATGTTCTTTGATACAACAAGGGCCCATGTGGAGCTTGCAGGAGCAAGAGCTATAGACTGTGTTGTTGAAGAAGCCAAAGACCCGGCAAAAAGAGCGCCCTTTAAAGGCAATATGGACGTAAAGAAGCTGGAAGAAATCATTCTTGAAAAAGGCCCCGAAAATGTAGGCCTTGTAATAATGACTATTACCAACAATTCTGCGGGAGGCCAGCCTGTTTCCATGCAGAACATGAGAGAGGTATCGGCAATATGCAAAAAGTACAATATCCCTCTCGATATAGATGCTGCAAGATATGCTGAAAATGCGTATTTTATAAAAAGAGATGAAAAGGGCTACGAAAACACCCCAATAAAAGACATTATAAAAGAAATGTTCAGTTATGCTGATATGTTTACAATGTCTGCCAAAAAAGACGGCATCGTGAATATGGGCGGCCTTATTGGCATCAAGGACGGCAAAGCCCCTGTAATTTTAGATATAAAAGCAAACTGCATAAGCTATGAAGGCTTTTATACATACGGCGGATTATCAGGCAGAGATTTGGAAGCCCTTGCCATAGGTCTTTATGAAAGCATCGAAGACAGCTATCTTGAATATAGAATAGGCCAGATGGAATACCTTGCGGCAAAGCTTGACGAGGCCGGTATCGTTTATCAGTCACCGGTAGGAGGCCACGGCTTATTTATCGATGCAGCCGCTATGTTTCCCCAGATACCTTATTATGAATATCCTGCCCAGACCCTTTGCATAGAGCTTTATAAAGAAGCCGGCATTCGTACCTGTGATATTGGTTCTTATATGCTTGGAAACGACCCCGATACGGGAGAGCAGTTAAAATCCCAGTTTGAATTCAGCCGCCTTGCAATTCCAAGAAGAGTCTATACACAGGCCCATTTTGACGTAATGGCAGACGCCCTTATTGCCATAAAGGAAAGAGCAAGTGAGATTAAAAAGGGTTACCGCATTACATGGGAGCCGCCTATTTTAAGGCATTTCCAAGCCCATTTAGAGCCTATAGAATAA
- the ruvA gene encoding Holliday junction branch migration protein RuvA gives MIYFVRGKLHSILPNKVIIENNGIGYEITIGNSTVSKLPPSGSEVLLYTYYQNKEDNTALFGFMTKEELSMFHLLISVSGIGPKSAVTMLGETSPKDLMVAIITDDIKTMSSFPGIGKKTAARLILELKDKIKTQDAVNEEFGDIVPSSSGAPSDEKSEAVDALTALGYSRSEAFKTVISVWEENMPVETIIKLALKAFAGKNRS, from the coding sequence ATGATATATTTTGTACGCGGAAAGTTACATAGTATCCTTCCAAATAAGGTTATAATAGAGAATAACGGAATAGGCTATGAAATAACCATAGGTAATTCTACTGTTTCAAAGCTTCCTCCTTCCGGAAGCGAGGTTCTGCTTTATACCTATTATCAGAATAAAGAAGATAATACCGCTCTCTTCGGCTTTATGACGAAAGAAGAGCTTAGTATGTTTCATCTTCTTATTTCCGTATCAGGCATTGGGCCTAAAAGTGCTGTTACAATGCTTGGAGAGACAAGCCCTAAAGACCTTATGGTTGCCATCATCACAGATGATATTAAAACCATGAGCAGCTTCCCGGGAATAGGCAAAAAGACCGCCGCCCGGCTTATTTTAGAACTTAAAGATAAAATAAAAACTCAAGATGCAGTAAATGAAGAATTTGGCGATATTGTCCCCTCTTCTTCCGGTGCCCCTTCCGATGAAAAATCAGAAGCCGTAGATGCCCTTACAGCCTTGGGATATTCAAGAAGCGAAGCCTTTAAAACAGTAATTTCCGTATGGGAAGAAAATATGCCGGTAGAAACCATAATAAAGCTTGCCCTTAAGGCCTTTGCCGGAAAAAACAGAAGCTAA
- the ruvB gene encoding Holliday junction branch migration DNA helicase RuvB: MEQRIITGDLRDEDIELEQGLRPLTFSTYIGQERVKSAMEVYVKAAKMRNEPLDHVLLYGPPGLGKTTLSNIIANEMNVKIKITSGPAIERPGDMAAILNDLNEGDILFIDEIHRLNRAIEEILYPAMEDFVIDIVIGKGPGAKSIRLDLPKFTMVGATTRIGLLTAPLRDRFGVIERLEPYTVSELCQIVSRSADVLNIEIEPKGAEEIARRSRGTPRIANRLLKRVRDFAQVMHDGIITEDIAISSLDILEVDKMGLDLTDRKMLLAIIEKFGGGPVGVESLAASINEETDTIEDVYEPYLIQMGFLMRTPRGRQVTDLGYKYLGINKNGDSNQMELDM; the protein is encoded by the coding sequence ATGGAACAAAGAATCATAACAGGGGATTTAAGAGACGAGGATATAGAGCTTGAACAGGGCCTGCGGCCTTTAACCTTCAGTACCTATATCGGTCAGGAGAGGGTCAAAAGCGCAATGGAGGTTTATGTAAAGGCCGCCAAAATGCGTAATGAGCCTCTGGACCATGTTCTTTTATATGGTCCTCCCGGTTTGGGAAAAACAACCCTCTCAAATATCATAGCCAATGAAATGAATGTCAAAATAAAAATCACCTCCGGTCCTGCCATAGAAAGGCCCGGTGACATGGCTGCCATACTGAACGACCTTAACGAAGGAGATATTTTATTTATAGATGAAATTCACAGGCTGAACAGGGCCATAGAAGAAATTCTTTACCCTGCCATGGAGGATTTTGTCATAGATATTGTTATCGGCAAAGGCCCCGGGGCAAAAAGCATACGCCTTGACCTGCCTAAATTCACTATGGTTGGTGCAACGACAAGAATAGGGCTTTTAACGGCCCCTTTAAGAGACAGATTCGGCGTAATAGAAAGGCTTGAGCCTTATACCGTAAGCGAGCTTTGCCAAATCGTATCCCGGTCTGCCGATGTTTTGAATATAGAAATTGAGCCTAAAGGTGCTGAAGAAATCGCAAGGCGTTCCAGGGGAACCCCAAGAATAGCCAATCGATTGCTTAAACGGGTAAGAGATTTTGCCCAGGTTATGCATGATGGAATCATAACGGAAGATATTGCCATAAGCTCTCTTGATATCCTTGAAGTTGATAAAATGGGTCTTGACCTTACAGACAGAAAAATGCTCCTTGCCATAATAGAAAAATTTGGCGGCGGCCCTGTAGGGGTAGAAAGCCTTGCCGCTTCCATAAATGAAGAAACAGATACCATTGAAGATGTATATGAGCCTTATCTGATACAGATGGGCTTTCTTATGAGAACCCCCAGAGGCCGGCAGGTTACAGACCTTGGCTATAAATACCTGGGCATCAATAAAAACGGCGACTCTAATCAGATGGAGCTGGATATGTAA